The DNA segment AAATTCTTCAAGAAACCGGCGGACAGCATGGGCGGGCGCGTTCCCCCCGGCCAGAGCCTGACGGCCCGCTTTCCCGTCCTGACCTACGGCCCCGCGCAGCGTTACGACGCCTCAGAAGTGGTCATTCGCATCAGCGGGCTGGCCGGGGAGAAGACCCTGACCTGGGCAGAGCTGATGGCGTTGCCTCAGACCACGCTGACCTACGACATCCACTGCGTGACGCACTGGAGCAAGCTGGACACCGAATGGACCGGCGTGCGCGTCATGGACCTGATGGAACACCTTGAGCTGGACCCGGCAGCCAAATACGTCATGCAGCACAGCGTCGGGGGCTACACCACCAACCTCTCGCTGGAGGACTTCACGCGCCCGGAGAACCTGCTGGCGCACACCTTTGGCGGCGAACCTCTGACGGCTGAACATGGCGGGCCGCTGCGGCTGGTGGTGCCCCACCTGTACTTCTGGAAAAGTGCCAAGTGGCTGACCGGACTGGAATTCATGGCCGCCGACAAGCCCGGATTCTGGGAAGTCAACGGCTACCACATGCGTGGCGATCCCTTCAAGGAACAGCGCTACGACGACGATTGATGGTGGAAGATCAGATGCCCACCGCTGAGGGTTACCTCGTCCCGGATGTTCTGAAACCCGGCCTCGCGCTTGTACTTGTCGGCACCGCACCCAGCAAAATCAGTGCGGCAAAACGGGCGTATTACGCCAATCCGGTCAACAAATTCTGGCGCACGCTGCATGTGGTGGGAATGACTCCGAGGCAACTCGCGCCGCAGGAATATCCGCAGGTTCTGGATTATGGCATCGGCCTGACGGACGTGGCGAAAAGGCACAGCGGCGTGGATTCGGCCCTGCCCGGCGAGGCATGGCAGCCGGACGAACTGCTGGAAAAGATCAGGACATACCGTCCGCAGATCATCGCCTTCACCAGCAAGCGCGGCGCGTCCGAGATGCTGGGGAAGCCGACGGGCAAGCTGCCCTATGGCCTTCAAACAGAGACGCTGGAAGGGGCGGAAGTCTGGGTCCTGCCCAGCACCAGTCCGCTGGGCCACAACTATTTCCACCTTGAGCCGTGGCAGGAGCTGTCTAACCGGGTGTCTGAGATCAGAGACAAGCTGAGCGAACGCTGAACATGGCGTCCCAGAGGGCGGGAACTTTCCTCAGCCTCACGCCGTATTCTGGTTTGTATGGCCCCCTCTGTCACCACCCTCCTGACTGTGGCCCGCACCGGCTCGCGCGTGGTGCGGTATCTAATCCGGCCCGCGCATAAGGGACCGGGGGACGTGAACAGCTTGGGCCACGATCCCTGGCTAACCCCTCAAATGGAAAACGGCGGCTCCGGTGATCTGCGCCGTCAGGCCACCCGGCTGGCGCGGCGCGGCGCGGGCCTGGGCAAACTGACCCTGCAAGGCGTTCTGGGCGCGTTCGTGATCTTTCCGCTGCTGCTGATCTTCGGCGTGTTGCTTGCGCTGGGGTTTGAACCTGCGGGCTGGCTGCTGGGCATCACGCTGCTGCTGGGGCTGCTGGGACTGGTCCGCACCGCCGTTAGCGCCACCCGCCTGATGAACGCGCCGGATGAGGATGCTCTGGCGAACACTCCAAACGCTACTCTACCCGCCGACCTCAGGGCCGATGAAACCAGTCTGCTGGGAACACTGAGGACACACGAGCGTGCGCTGCCCCCGGCCAGCCGCGTGGCCTTTCACGCCACCGTGATCGCCACCCGCGACGCCCTGCGCGTCTCGGCGGGTGACCCGATGCTAAACCGTGACGCCTTTGACGTGCGGCAAGCGGCCCGCGAGGATATTCCCGAACTGTTGGAAACCTACCGCACCGTGCCGCCCACCCCCGCCAACGAGGCGGAATTGCAGCGCCAACTGGCTTTAATTGAGGGACGCATGGCCGCCGTCATCCGGGACCGCAATGCCCAGCAGGGCCGGGTTCTGAAGGCGCATGGGCGTTATCTGGAGAACAAATATCTGGAGAAACCGGAGACCGAATAGCCTTTACTTTTTCGCCTCCACTCCGGCCATCCACTCCAGAATCCAGCGGGCCACCTGGTCACTACGGGCAGAAATGATGTCCAGATGCGCGGCCCCCCTTAAGGTGCGGACGGTCATTTGCGCCCCCGTCAGCGCGGCATATTTCTGATACTCCTCGGCGTTTGAGACGCCCTCTCCAGCCACGATGCCCAGGGCAGGCAGAGACACCTTGTGCCACACACGCAGATCCTTCTCAAAGGGCGTCCCTTTTGTTCCCTGGCGCACAGCGGCGAGGTCCAGCGTCAGGCGGTTGGGAAAGTACCACTCGCTGAAATCGCTCAGGGGGGTCCAGAAGCGTTTCACGAAGTCCTGCGGATTGGTGGGGTCTGCCGGGTCCGCCAGCCAGCCAACAGGCTTGTTGCGGTCCTGCTGCCCAGCCACCCAGTAACTGTCCTTGCCGCCCAGCACGGCGGCGATCAGGTTGTTGCCCTCCACCGCATTGGTGGCCCGCCC comes from the Deinococcus sp. AJ005 genome and includes:
- a CDS encoding sulfite oxidase-like oxidoreductase; this translates as MLGKFFKKPADSMGGRVPPGQSLTARFPVLTYGPAQRYDASEVVIRISGLAGEKTLTWAELMALPQTTLTYDIHCVTHWSKLDTEWTGVRVMDLMEHLELDPAAKYVMQHSVGGYTTNLSLEDFTRPENLLAHTFGGEPLTAEHGGPLRLVVPHLYFWKSAKWLTGLEFMAADKPGFWEVNGYHMRGDPFKEQRYDDD
- a CDS encoding mismatch-specific DNA-glycosylase; this translates as MPTAEGYLVPDVLKPGLALVLVGTAPSKISAAKRAYYANPVNKFWRTLHVVGMTPRQLAPQEYPQVLDYGIGLTDVAKRHSGVDSALPGEAWQPDELLEKIRTYRPQIIAFTSKRGASEMLGKPTGKLPYGLQTETLEGAEVWVLPSTSPLGHNYFHLEPWQELSNRVSEIRDKLSER